In Nocardia yunnanensis, one DNA window encodes the following:
- a CDS encoding winged helix-turn-helix domain-containing protein, whose protein sequence is MPTSPPAALTLAAARRTALAAQGFSAARPSAAPTRRTVMKVLDSTRLLQLDSVSAVVRAHYAPVFSRIGAYDRTLLDEAAWQHSARRPRQLIEYWAHEAALIPVADWPLLRWRMVRYRHGRWNGMRKVLDRNPALADDVLGVLKQFGPSTAGEIEKHLELDRPRSKDNWGWNYSDTKVVCEALFAAGELTVPTRVGFQRHYDLTANVLPAEVLSREPDEAEAVLELVRRAARAHGVGTETDLRDYYRLHRSQTEPAIAALLETGELEQVRVEGWDKPAYLHAEARIPRRVTGAALLCPFDPLIFFRDRTERLFDFHYRIEIYTPEHKRVHGYYVFPFLLDGELVGRVDLRAERASGRLLVPAAFAEPGRATARVAGALAGASRELADWLALDTIEVGEKGDLAPELRREIARARPIA, encoded by the coding sequence GTGCCGACTTCCCCGCCCGCCGCGCTGACGCTCGCCGCGGCGCGCCGCACCGCCCTGGCGGCCCAGGGTTTCTCCGCCGCCCGGCCCAGCGCCGCGCCCACCCGGCGCACGGTCATGAAGGTGCTCGACAGCACCCGGCTGCTCCAGCTGGATTCGGTGTCGGCGGTGGTGCGCGCGCACTACGCGCCGGTCTTCAGCCGCATCGGGGCCTACGACCGGACGCTGCTGGACGAGGCGGCGTGGCAGCACAGTGCGCGGCGGCCCCGGCAGTTGATCGAGTACTGGGCGCACGAGGCGGCGCTGATCCCGGTCGCGGACTGGCCGCTGCTGCGCTGGCGGATGGTGCGCTACCGGCACGGGCGCTGGAACGGGATGCGCAAGGTCCTCGACCGCAATCCAGCGCTGGCCGACGATGTGCTCGGCGTGCTGAAGCAGTTCGGGCCCAGCACGGCCGGCGAGATCGAGAAGCATCTGGAGCTGGATCGGCCACGGTCCAAGGACAATTGGGGCTGGAACTACAGCGACACCAAGGTGGTGTGCGAGGCGCTGTTCGCGGCGGGGGAGCTGACGGTCCCCACACGGGTCGGCTTCCAACGGCATTACGACCTCACCGCGAATGTGCTTCCCGCCGAAGTGCTCTCGCGCGAGCCCGACGAGGCCGAGGCGGTGCTGGAGCTGGTGCGCCGGGCCGCACGGGCGCACGGCGTCGGCACCGAAACCGATCTGCGCGACTACTACCGGCTGCATCGAAGCCAGACCGAGCCCGCCATCGCGGCCCTGCTGGAAACGGGTGAGCTGGAACAGGTGCGGGTCGAAGGCTGGGACAAACCGGCGTACCTGCACGCCGAGGCGCGGATCCCGCGCCGGGTGACCGGGGCCGCGCTGCTGTGCCCGTTCGATCCGCTCATCTTCTTCCGCGACCGCACCGAGCGGCTGTTCGACTTTCACTACCGCATCGAGATCTACACCCCGGAACACAAACGGGTGCACGGGTATTACGTGTTCCCGTTCCTGCTCGACGGTGAACTCGTGGGACGCGTCGACCTGCGGGCGGAACGCGCGAGCGGGCGTCTGCTGGTGCCCGCGGCCTTCGCCGAACCCGGCCGCGCTACCGCGCGGGTGGCGGGCGCGCTGGCCGGCGCGTCGCGGGAGCTGGCGGACTGGCTCGCGCTCGACACGATCGAGGTGGGTGAAAAGGGCGATCTCGCACCGGAATTGCGGCGCGAGATCGCCCGAGCGCGGCCGATCGCCTAG
- a CDS encoding FAD-binding dehydrogenase has protein sequence MIENPDVIVVGAGLAGLVATHELVKAGRRVLVLDQENRANLGGQAFWSLGGLFFVDSPEQRRLGVKDSLELALQDWFGSAGFDREDEDHWARQWARAYVEFAAGEKRQYLYDLGLRVTPVVGWAERGGVAADGHGNSVPRFHLTWGTGPEVVRVFLEPVLAAEQRGQVGFAFRHQVDELIVEGDAVTGVRGSVLEASTAERGVASSRTVVNQFEFRAAAVIVSSGGIGHNHELIRRNWPADRLGPCPEHMISGVPAHVDGRMLGITEAAGGRIVNRDRMWHYTEGIHNWDPIWPDHAIRIIPGPSSLWFDANGKRMTAPAFPGFDTNETMKQILATGYDYSWFVLDQSIIEKEFALSGSEQNPDITGKDLKLALKSRVAKGAPGPVEAFKQHGVDFVVADNLADLVAGMNKIARGPQLDLADLERQIVARDRDVAHKFSKDAQLMAINNARRFLGDKVRVASPHRILDPAHGPLIAVRLNILTRKTLGGLQTNLDSQVIRADGTPFPGLYAAGEVAGFGGGGVHGYNALEGTFLGGCIFSGRNAGRALGRVRLG, from the coding sequence ATGATCGAGAACCCGGATGTCATCGTCGTCGGCGCCGGCCTGGCCGGTCTGGTCGCCACGCACGAGCTGGTCAAGGCCGGTCGGCGCGTGCTCGTGCTGGATCAGGAGAACCGCGCCAACCTGGGCGGGCAGGCGTTCTGGTCGCTGGGCGGGCTGTTCTTCGTCGACAGTCCCGAACAGCGCCGCCTCGGCGTCAAGGACAGTCTCGAACTGGCCCTGCAGGACTGGTTCGGCTCGGCCGGGTTCGACCGGGAGGACGAGGATCATTGGGCCCGGCAGTGGGCGCGCGCCTACGTCGAGTTCGCCGCGGGTGAGAAGCGGCAGTACCTCTACGACCTGGGGCTGCGGGTCACCCCGGTGGTCGGCTGGGCCGAGCGCGGTGGCGTCGCCGCCGACGGGCACGGCAACTCGGTGCCGCGTTTCCACCTCACCTGGGGCACCGGGCCGGAAGTGGTGCGCGTGTTCCTCGAGCCGGTGCTCGCGGCCGAGCAGCGCGGGCAGGTCGGCTTCGCGTTCCGGCACCAGGTCGACGAACTGATCGTCGAGGGCGACGCGGTGACCGGTGTGCGCGGCAGCGTGCTGGAAGCCTCCACCGCCGAGCGCGGTGTGGCCTCGTCGCGAACCGTGGTGAACCAGTTCGAGTTTCGGGCCGCGGCCGTCATCGTCTCCTCCGGCGGCATCGGCCACAATCACGAACTCATCCGCCGCAACTGGCCGGCCGATCGACTGGGCCCGTGCCCCGAGCACATGATCTCGGGCGTGCCCGCGCACGTGGACGGCCGCATGCTGGGCATCACCGAGGCCGCGGGCGGGCGCATCGTGAACCGGGATCGCATGTGGCACTACACCGAGGGCATCCACAACTGGGATCCGATCTGGCCCGATCACGCCATCCGCATCATTCCGGGCCCGTCGTCGCTGTGGTTCGACGCGAACGGAAAGCGTATGACCGCACCGGCTTTCCCGGGTTTCGACACCAACGAGACCATGAAGCAGATCCTGGCGACCGGGTACGACTACTCGTGGTTCGTGCTGGATCAGTCGATCATCGAGAAGGAGTTCGCGCTCTCGGGCTCCGAGCAGAATCCCGACATCACCGGCAAGGACCTGAAACTCGCGCTCAAGAGCCGGGTGGCCAAGGGCGCGCCGGGACCGGTGGAGGCGTTCAAACAGCACGGCGTGGACTTCGTGGTCGCCGACAATCTGGCCGATCTGGTCGCGGGCATGAACAAGATCGCGCGCGGCCCGCAACTGGACCTGGCCGACCTCGAACGCCAGATCGTCGCGCGCGACCGGGATGTCGCGCACAAGTTCAGCAAGGACGCGCAGTTGATGGCGATCAACAATGCCCGCCGCTTCCTGGGCGACAAGGTCCGGGTGGCGAGCCCGCATCGCATTCTGGATCCCGCGCACGGCCCGCTGATCGCCGTGCGGCTCAATATCCTCACCCGAAAGACGCTGGGCGGCTTGCAGACCAACCTGGACTCACAGGTCATTCGCGCCGACGGCACCCCGTTCCCGGGCCTGTACGCGGCGGGCGAGGTGGCCGGATTCGGCGGCGGCGGCGTGCACGGCTACAACG